A section of the Spirosoma pollinicola genome encodes:
- a CDS encoding immunoglobulin domain-containing protein, with translation MRRKLFILCLLHLYSITLLSAQDISGYWHGFLSTPGSSITQYWAITTTITQSGTAIGGEVLQVAATNQQYFGLFKITNGTFENNHGSMEAGTVIREKLPPKSNWCLGTSTFTYFPDEEKIESITKKNSATHPGCPAQSTSTIYRLKLKSPSRYCVDQPVELSITGQNVKWYADADKKQLVHEGNTFKPGITSTTTFYVSQSQYNMESLVVPIKIEIIDPPLITTTLTAETCGQANGSITVTSTNQVQYSLNNGAFQNTSVFDNLKPSNYTLQAKNTAGCLTTKEITIARQEVPKINAVFAINPQCGDDKGSLTIEASGGTGLLSYSLNGKDFKTDSQFEKLTGGNFTVTVKDQNQCSASQSISLKQTRKLQLKDVSVNSTTCGQSNGLISLSTNEGNGRIQFSLDGATNQASGIFDHLKAGVYTVSVEDEAGCTDIKSVTVAGSVGPKITQVTIEPATCDQLNAKLSAQTTGIPNLTYELNGVVVPSLANIDKLAAGTYKVVVRDQNGCSIDTSFIK, from the coding sequence ATGAGAAGAAAACTCTTCATACTGTGTCTACTACACTTATACTCAATTACCTTACTCTCAGCTCAGGATATATCAGGGTACTGGCATGGGTTTCTCAGTACGCCAGGATCATCCATTACTCAATACTGGGCCATTACCACTACGATTACTCAAAGTGGAACAGCCATCGGGGGAGAGGTTTTGCAAGTTGCGGCCACGAATCAACAATATTTTGGTCTTTTTAAAATAACCAACGGTACTTTTGAGAATAATCATGGGTCAATGGAAGCTGGAACCGTCATACGGGAAAAACTGCCGCCTAAATCCAACTGGTGCCTTGGTACGTCAACATTCACGTACTTTCCGGATGAAGAAAAAATTGAATCCATAACCAAGAAAAACAGTGCTACCCACCCCGGATGCCCCGCCCAGAGCACCTCGACTATATATCGACTTAAATTAAAGTCTCCAAGCCGGTATTGTGTTGATCAGCCCGTAGAATTAAGTATTACGGGGCAGAATGTCAAATGGTACGCTGATGCCGATAAAAAACAACTGGTTCATGAGGGCAATACATTTAAGCCCGGTATAACGTCGACAACTACTTTCTATGTGAGCCAATCGCAATACAATATGGAAAGCCTGGTTGTACCAATTAAAATAGAAATTATTGATCCACCTCTAATTACCACCACCCTTACTGCCGAAACATGTGGACAGGCAAATGGGTCCATAACGGTAACCAGTACCAACCAGGTCCAATACAGTCTTAATAACGGGGCCTTTCAGAACACCTCCGTGTTCGACAACCTTAAGCCTAGTAACTACACACTCCAAGCGAAAAATACGGCCGGTTGCTTGACCACTAAAGAGATAACGATTGCCAGGCAGGAAGTTCCTAAAATTAACGCAGTGTTTGCTATAAACCCACAGTGTGGAGATGATAAAGGTTCGCTAACTATAGAAGCATCAGGCGGAACAGGTCTGTTAAGTTATTCGCTAAATGGAAAAGACTTTAAAACCGATAGTCAGTTCGAGAAGTTGACAGGAGGAAACTTTACCGTCACGGTGAAAGATCAAAATCAATGTTCAGCATCACAGTCCATTAGTCTCAAACAGACGCGTAAGCTTCAACTAAAGGATGTATCGGTTAATTCTACAACGTGTGGCCAATCAAATGGACTCATTTCATTAAGTACGAATGAGGGAAATGGAAGAATACAGTTTTCGCTGGATGGTGCGACCAATCAAGCAAGTGGCATTTTCGATCATCTAAAAGCGGGCGTATATACCGTTTCAGTAGAAGATGAAGCTGGCTGTACCGATATAAAAAGTGTTACGGTAGCAGGCAGTGTAGGACCTAAGATTACTCAAGTAACGATTGAGCCAGCTACCTGTGATCAACTGAACGCCAAATTATCGGCGCAAACTACCGGTATTCCAAATCTTACTTATGAATTGAATGGGGTTGTTGTTCCTTCCTTGGCAAACATTGATAAACTGGCAGCAGGAACATACAAAGTGGTTGTCCGTGACCAGAATGGTTGTTCTATTGACACCAGTTTTATTAAGTAA
- a CDS encoding AAA family ATPase, with product MIFTVGGIKGGSGKSTIATNLTVWLSKKGFDVLLIDADEQETATKFTKWRERITEGNSGYTATILTGDAVRQQVLKFKPKFDHIVIDTGGRDTTSQRAALFVSDVYLVPFNPRSFDLWTIADVENLVKEVRSVKPTELQAFSILNRADPKGSDNKDSAELLRESTVIEHIGPAIVSRKSFANTASAGLGVIEGSPVDEKAVVEINQLFNGIMQKIDVDFDVNFNIISSIQKDTK from the coding sequence ATGATTTTCACCGTAGGTGGTATTAAAGGCGGTAGTGGCAAGAGTACAATAGCGACGAACCTCACCGTGTGGCTCTCGAAAAAAGGTTTCGATGTATTACTGATTGATGCCGACGAGCAGGAAACCGCTACCAAGTTTACGAAGTGGCGGGAGCGGATTACCGAAGGCAACAGTGGCTACACAGCGACTATTTTGACGGGTGATGCCGTGCGGCAACAGGTATTGAAGTTCAAGCCCAAGTTCGATCACATTGTCATTGACACCGGAGGCCGCGATACGACCAGTCAGCGGGCAGCACTGTTCGTCTCCGACGTGTACTTGGTTCCGTTCAACCCGCGCAGTTTCGATCTATGGACGATTGCCGACGTAGAGAATCTGGTTAAGGAAGTCCGATCTGTCAAACCAACCGAACTCCAGGCATTCTCGATTCTCAACCGGGCAGACCCCAAAGGTTCCGATAATAAAGATTCGGCAGAGCTACTCCGCGAGAGCACCGTTATCGAACACATTGGCCCCGCGATTGTAAGCCGAAAGAGTTTTGCCAATACCGCTTCAGCTGGTCTCGGCGTCATTGAGGGAAGTCCGGTCGACGAAAAAGCAGTAGTCGAGATTAATCAGTTATTTAATGGCATTATGCAGAAAATTGACGTTGATTTTGACGTTAATTTTAACATTATTTCCAGCATTCAAAAAGACACTAAATAA
- a CDS encoding recombinase family protein, producing the protein MGLEAQRASVAAYVKGVIVAEFTEVESGQKNPRIQLASAIERAKKEGAVQVIAKPDWLSRNASFIFTLRDSGVNFQWSKSRKGPAWVNPRT; encoded by the coding sequence TTGGGACTCGAGGCCCAGCGCGCATCGGTGGCCGCCTACGTGAAAGGAGTTATAGTTGCCGAGTTTACCGAAGTCGAATCTGGCCAGAAGAATCCGCGGATCCAACTGGCTTCCGCCATTGAGCGGGCCAAGAAGGAAGGAGCCGTGCAGGTCATCGCCAAGCCCGATTGGCTTAGTCGCAACGCCAGCTTCATCTTTACCCTACGCGATTCGGGCGTCAACTTCCAATGGTCAAAATCGCGCAAGGGGCCAGCCTGGGTAAACCCGAGAACCTAA
- a CDS encoding helix-turn-helix domain-containing protein, producing MSRKEKHIDLNESEQITLREGAKYHPKPEFREKCRALLLNQAGVTIKQIATHLDVNHNTVGTWINTWETAGIVGLNRKLGQGRNPILSVTNPRHIGHLDTS from the coding sequence ATGAGCCGCAAAGAAAAGCATATCGATCTAAACGAATCAGAACAAATAACTTTACGGGAAGGGGCAAAATATCATCCTAAACCTGAATTTAGAGAAAAATGTCGAGCTCTTTTGTTGAACCAAGCTGGTGTGACCATCAAACAAATTGCCACTCATCTAGATGTCAATCATAATACGGTCGGAACATGGATAAACACCTGGGAAACAGCAGGCATTGTTGGCCTAAATCGAAAACTAGGCCAAGGGCGTAACCCGATTTTGAGTGTTACTAATCCTCGTCATATCGGGCACTTAGACACTAGCTAG
- a CDS encoding response regulator, with the protein MKIAIIDDDPIFQFLVRKAIVKIAPAHELLRFDDGQQAFDYIKSCLPLNQAALPELILLDINMPWMNGWQFLDSYRALKAVNYHPHIYLVSSSSDPADLLKSQTYPELKGYLKKPLSIQQMSDLFTALRD; encoded by the coding sequence ATGAAAATAGCCATTATTGATGATGATCCCATTTTTCAATTTCTGGTAAGGAAGGCAATTGTAAAAATCGCGCCAGCGCATGAGTTACTTCGCTTCGATGACGGCCAACAAGCGTTCGATTACATTAAGTCGTGCCTGCCGCTTAACCAAGCTGCACTTCCTGAGTTAATTCTGCTGGATATTAATATGCCCTGGATGAATGGATGGCAATTTTTGGACAGCTATCGAGCCCTGAAAGCCGTGAACTATCATCCTCACATTTACCTGGTCAGTTCGTCTTCCGATCCAGCCGATTTATTGAAATCGCAGACCTACCCTGAATTGAAGGGATACCTTAAAAAACCGCTGTCCATCCAGCAAATGAGCGATCTCTTTACGGCCTTAAGGGACTGA
- a CDS encoding GAF domain-containing protein, with product MPLQQLERLKAVNRFLTLEIDRKKELEEIVKLASEICQTSVALITLLDDQNQYVKFNVGFNHPTTSKKDAFCQYTIQEYDVFEVPDAKRDERFVHNPLVTGDPNIRFYAGAPLTTQDGHNLGSLCVIDQQPKELTDTQKQLLRVLARQVIQVLEFEFSINALKSQFVKAKQAEIKLRSFFESSVSCHLLLGRDFDILAFNKSLELFIDELYGIRIREAMDIRAYVHESHLPTFVENYQVALSGETVTSEREIVYPDKRVFWYITYEPARDEEGVILGVSCNATDITDRIQRERLLGLQNESLRKIAYIQSHELRRPVSSILGLMVLIKEEDYFHPDREELVMLERAVNELDGKISDIVSCTNER from the coding sequence ATGCCTTTACAACAACTGGAACGCTTGAAAGCGGTAAACCGCTTCCTGACCTTGGAGATTGATAGAAAGAAGGAACTAGAAGAGATTGTCAAGTTAGCCTCTGAAATATGTCAGACTTCAGTCGCCCTAATAACCCTTTTGGACGACCAAAATCAATACGTCAAGTTCAATGTGGGCTTCAATCACCCAACGACGAGTAAAAAGGATGCGTTCTGTCAATACACGATCCAGGAGTATGATGTCTTTGAAGTCCCCGATGCTAAGCGGGACGAGCGTTTTGTCCACAACCCCCTGGTCACGGGTGATCCCAATATCCGCTTTTACGCTGGTGCGCCCCTGACGACGCAGGATGGCCATAATCTAGGGAGCCTATGCGTTATTGATCAGCAGCCAAAAGAGCTTACTGACACTCAAAAACAGCTGCTTCGGGTATTAGCCAGGCAAGTCATACAAGTTCTGGAGTTTGAATTCAGCATCAACGCGCTCAAAAGTCAGTTTGTTAAGGCAAAACAGGCGGAGATCAAGCTTAGATCATTTTTCGAAAGTTCCGTCTCCTGCCACCTCCTGCTGGGAAGAGACTTTGACATCCTGGCATTTAATAAATCACTTGAACTCTTTATTGACGAGTTATACGGAATTAGGATTCGGGAGGCGATGGATATCAGAGCGTATGTGCATGAATCTCATTTGCCGACTTTTGTCGAGAATTATCAAGTGGCTTTATCGGGAGAAACGGTAACCAGCGAGCGGGAAATCGTTTATCCTGATAAACGAGTGTTTTGGTACATCACCTACGAGCCAGCCAGAGACGAGGAAGGTGTAATACTGGGTGTATCCTGTAATGCCACTGACATCACGGACCGGATACAGCGGGAACGATTGCTGGGCTTACAAAACGAATCCTTAAGAAAAATAGCGTACATTCAGTCTCATGAGTTGCGCAGGCCAGTCTCGTCCATCCTGGGCTTGATGGTTTTGATTAAAGAAGAAGACTACTTTCATCCAGACAGAGAGGAGCTTGTTATGCTGGAACGAGCCGTCAATGAACTGGATGGGAAGATAAGCGATATTGTTAGCTGCACCAATGAGCGCTAA
- a CDS encoding OmpA family protein has translation MMNNLSISVLLLTVTLVTGQAQPNKVLTPPVDTQTIPLSKADLGTFPYVKTLPNFTPTDSVTIEQNRTYFYDGKAYFTVDGQVSAQSLNVTDHTKKIPSEFQIIQTFDQLVATLGGKKIYEGKLPDELIKKVTTHDLVELDSHHQVAPSAYYGVVEYVIKTAQKEVWLQVQPYSIGSHFYTLLVVEKQSQLLSTNINKENELLKALEGKAKGVTYLEFASDKAELLTQSSDELLALVGVFQAHPEWKLGLEVHSAPVGQSAYILGLTQKRAVALKEALVRLGVKPSGVEATGLGDSKPLVSNETEEGRRINTRIEVFKR, from the coding sequence ATGATGAATAACCTTTCAATCAGTGTCCTGCTGCTGACCGTAACCCTGGTAACCGGACAAGCTCAACCAAATAAGGTCCTAACACCCCCGGTAGACACCCAGACCATTCCCCTCTCAAAGGCTGATCTAGGCACCTTCCCCTACGTAAAAACATTGCCCAATTTTACGCCGACTGATTCGGTCACTATTGAGCAGAACCGAACCTACTTTTACGACGGCAAGGCGTATTTTACGGTAGATGGACAAGTCTCGGCTCAATCGCTAAACGTCACGGACCACACCAAAAAGATTCCGTCTGAATTTCAGATTATTCAAACCTTTGATCAGCTGGTGGCTACGCTGGGGGGTAAGAAAATCTATGAAGGTAAATTGCCCGATGAACTGATCAAAAAAGTAACGACCCACGACCTGGTCGAACTGGACTCCCACCATCAAGTGGCCCCTAGTGCTTATTACGGGGTGGTGGAATACGTGATCAAAACGGCCCAAAAAGAGGTGTGGCTTCAAGTACAGCCCTATTCCATTGGCTCCCATTTTTATACCCTTTTGGTGGTGGAGAAGCAGAGCCAGTTGCTGAGCACCAATATCAACAAAGAGAATGAGTTGCTAAAGGCCTTAGAAGGAAAGGCCAAAGGGGTCACTTATTTAGAGTTTGCCTCTGACAAAGCTGAGTTGCTAACTCAGTCAAGCGATGAATTATTGGCACTGGTTGGGGTTTTTCAAGCGCATCCGGAGTGGAAGTTGGGCTTAGAGGTGCACAGTGCTCCGGTGGGCCAATCAGCCTACATCTTAGGGTTAACCCAAAAACGGGCTGTTGCCCTGAAAGAGGCCCTGGTTAGGTTAGGGGTGAAGCCATCTGGGGTGGAGGCTACGGGATTAGGCGATAGTAAACCCTTAGTGAGTAACGAGACTGAAGAGGGCCGACGGATCAATACCCGGATTGAGGTATTCAAACGGTAA
- a CDS encoding alpha/beta fold hydrolase, with protein MKLLIFPFLLFTSFICSGQDTKGQFIKDKKTGCIVWYKTGFAEDSVSWRGGCINGFANGPGVFTGYTKGQPTSKYEGQLTKGKPNGAGVFTFANNSLTLAGNFSQGEILNLREDCLPHVHKQIVFRSDSLDYYIGDNGEKQLYYQALVPVGKPKGALVLLPGTGETTEHVISSTQQLCELAYDHQLAVIVPSINQRLTMTKGVVHLLNALLASAIKEYAIPKEKFVIGGFSMGGLFSLRYTELAVENPANTTAVPLAVFSCDGPVDLATIYGNFKKKLAKFPGAPEPSYGIRELEQYCNGSPLQVPQPYIYYSCYSHSQVDGGNAKFLKDTPVRIYNDVDPNWWMVNRDVDMYDMNALDQSAMILFLMDRGNKGAEFINALGKGRRIEGNRHPHSWSIIEPRELISWMLKYMG; from the coding sequence ATGAAGTTACTAATTTTCCCGTTCCTACTCTTCACATCCTTCATTTGTTCCGGACAAGACACGAAAGGCCAATTTATAAAAGATAAAAAAACCGGTTGTATTGTATGGTATAAAACTGGTTTTGCCGAGGATAGTGTGTCATGGAGAGGCGGCTGTATAAATGGCTTTGCCAACGGCCCTGGTGTATTTACTGGGTACACTAAAGGGCAACCAACGTCAAAATACGAAGGTCAGTTGACCAAGGGGAAGCCCAATGGAGCCGGTGTCTTTACCTTTGCTAATAACTCGTTGACGTTAGCCGGAAATTTTTCTCAGGGTGAAATCTTGAATTTGAGAGAAGACTGCTTGCCTCATGTACACAAACAAATCGTTTTTCGATCCGATAGTTTAGACTATTATATTGGGGATAATGGGGAAAAGCAACTCTATTATCAAGCGCTTGTTCCAGTTGGCAAGCCTAAGGGAGCGCTTGTCCTTTTGCCAGGAACCGGTGAGACGACGGAACATGTGATTAGCAGTACTCAACAACTTTGTGAACTGGCCTATGATCATCAGTTGGCTGTTATCGTTCCTTCGATTAATCAACGACTAACGATGACTAAAGGCGTGGTTCACTTACTTAACGCTCTTTTAGCTAGTGCCATCAAGGAGTATGCCATTCCAAAAGAGAAATTTGTGATCGGTGGTTTTTCGATGGGTGGCTTGTTCAGCTTGCGCTATACCGAATTAGCGGTTGAGAATCCAGCCAATACAACGGCCGTACCGTTGGCTGTTTTCAGTTGTGACGGACCGGTAGACTTAGCCACAATTTATGGTAACTTCAAAAAGAAGCTCGCTAAGTTTCCTGGAGCGCCGGAGCCCTCGTACGGTATAAGAGAATTGGAACAGTATTGCAATGGCAGCCCTTTACAAGTACCGCAGCCCTACATTTATTATTCCTGCTATTCGCATTCCCAAGTGGATGGAGGGAACGCTAAATTTCTTAAAGACACCCCAGTGCGCATTTACAATGACGTTGATCCCAATTGGTGGATGGTCAATCGCGACGTAGATATGTATGACATGAATGCCCTGGACCAGAGCGCGATGATTTTGTTCTTGATGGATAGGGGTAATAAAGGGGCTGAGTTTATCAACGCGTTGGGCAAAGGTCGTCGTATTGAAGGCAATCGTCATCCTCATTCCTGGTCCATCATAGAACCCAGGGAGCTAATCAGTTGGATGCTGAAATATATGGGTTGA